The segment TTTCAAATCTATAGGTTTTGGTATTGCAGTGGCTGTTTTATTATATTTTACATTCCTAACTTTTGGTTTAGGTTCTATGGGTATACTGGGTTTCGTTTTAGGGGCTTTATTCGGCGGTTATTTACTTGAAGGCAGCCTTAAAGATGGGGCGATCCATGGGGCTATAATAGGTTTTTCAGGTTATATAATAGCTTTAATTATCCTATTGATTATAGCAAACTTT is part of the Methanobacterium sp. genome and harbors:
- a CDS encoding DUF5518 domain-containing protein — protein: MFNFKSIGFGIAVAVLLYFTFLTFGLGSMGILGFVLGALFGGYLLEGSLKDGAIHGAIIGFSGYIIALIILLIIANFYSVQTISLTTRWLNLGLVLVIYTFIGAFAGVLGSLIKKKVVK